ATAATAATCACCTTCGCAAGCAAGTTCTGCACGTCTTTCTTTAAAGATATCATTAAAAGAAATTGTTGTTTTTTCAGGAACTCCAGCTCTTCTGCGAACTGCATTAAATGATCTTAAAGCATTTGGATCTGAAGTACTTCCTGATTGTGATCCTAAAATTGCTTCGGCATGAATTAACAACAATTCTGAATAACGCATCATATAACTATTCATACTGCTTTCGCCGTTAAACGGAGGATTAAATGGTCCTGTAATTGGTAAATTTTCTTTTCCGATTACATACTTTTTCAAACCTGCACCAGATTTCTGAGCTTCATATTCGATAGCAAATGTATATCCCAAAATCAATGGAGAATCTACATCAAGCGTTTGTGCATAGGTTAGATTTGGATAAAAATCTCCAGGCAACATAAAAGTTTCTTTTCTTCTTTTATCACCGTCTTCATAAACATTTTTAATTAAATCTTGTGATGGCGCGATCTGTCCTGAATAAGTAGTTTCTACCAATCTGTTTTCAGGAGCAAATAATGTATTCGAAAAATTTCCGTCAAAATAAGTTCCTGCACCGTTCCATTGCCATGAAAAAATAGATTCTTCATTGTTATTGTTTTTCTGCAGCCACAAATCAGCAAAAGATTTCGTTGGCAATTCATCTCCACCCAATAATTTAAATTCTCCGCTATTGATCACTTCCTGCGCTAATGCTCTCGCCAATTCATATTTTTTCTCATATAAATATACTTTAGCCAAAAGTGCTTTTGCAGAACCGCTTGATACATGTGCATTTGCAGCATAATTAGAACCTCTGTTTTTAGTTCTTAAATTGGCAATTGCAAATTTCAAATCGTTTTCAATGAATTTATATACATCTTCAGTTGGATTACTTGGAATCACATAATTCAGCGAATAATCGGCATTGTTTTCAATAATCGGCACATTTCCCCATAATCTCACCAAGAAGAAATAAGAGAAAGCTCTAATAAAATGAGACTCTCCTAAAGCATTATTTAAAGCTTCTTTAGTCACATTTGGACCAACATTTTTAGGCAAACTATTAATGTAAGCGTTAGAATTTGCAACAGCTCCATAACAAGATCTCCACGCATCAGAAATAAAAGATTGAGAATTGGTAAAACTCAAATCTGTAAATTTTCCAAAATCATTATAAACATCTGCATACATGTTTCCAGAAATTACATCTGTAATACCGTAGAAAGCAGATTTATTCATATTAAACCAAACAAGACCATACAATCCGTTTGTAGCGTTGTCAAGTTTCGAATCTGAGTCGTAATAATTACCAATAGTAGGCGTTCCTTCTGCAGGAACATCGATGAAATCCTGAGAACAAGAAGATGACATTAGTAAAACAAGTGTCATGGCAATTGCACCGCTTCTTTTTATTATATTTTTCATATTAATTCGTATTAAAATTCAACATTAAAACCAAAAGTAATTTGTCTAGGCACCGGATAGCGACCATTATCAACTCCTGATAATAACGCGTCCTGGTTGTAAGAACCTACCTCAGGGTCATAACCTGTGTATTTTGTAAAAGTGAATAAGTTTTGTCCCGAAGCATAAATTCTCAATCTTGATAATTTTAGTTGCGAAATCAAATCAGATGGTAAAGAATACCCAAGAGTTACGTTTTGAATTCTTAAGTAAGATCCATCTTCTATAAAACGTGTCGATACTGCATTATTAACATTATCATAAGTTGATGGTCTTGGCAAAGAACCATTAATATTTGATGCTGAATAAAAATCTTCCGCTTCTGTCAAATAATTAGTTCCCAAATTACTGTTTAACGTTCCCGACATACGAGTTAAATTCATCAATTTATTTCCTGCCGTTCCCTGAAGAAAAATAGACAAATCAACATTTTTGTATTTGAAGTTGTTTGTAAATCCGTAAGTGAATTTTGGATTTGGATTTCCAATCGCTTTCAAATCGTTTTGATCAATAATACCATCGTTATTTTGATCTTTATAAATAACATCTCCTTTTTGGAAATTTGGCTTTAGCGAATTCGTTCCGTCTTTCAGAACCACTTTATTACCTGAAGCATCAGTATGACCAAATTTTGTCAAATCATCATCTGTTCTGTAAATCCCTGCAGCTTCGTATCCAATAAATTCACCAATTGGCAAACCTTCCTGAGTTCTGGATACCGTAACAGTATTATAAGCAAGAGTTCCCATCGTTTTCACAATATTTAATCCTGCCATATTAGTAACCTCATTTACATATTTAGTAATGTTCAAACTACCATTCCAGGAAAAATTATCTGAGAATTTTTCTGTGTAACCAAGCGTAAACTCGATACCTTTATTATGCATGCTTCCAAGGTTAAAATAAGGAGGATTTACACCACCTTCATAATCACCACCTCCGGAAAGGTAATTTGGCAATGGAACCTGATATAAGAAATTCTTAGAAACTTTTTTGTACACATCTACCGAAGCCGTAAGTTTAGATTTAAACATTGTAAAATCAAGACCTAAGTTTGTCTGATCCTGAGTTTCCCATTTCAATTTTTGATTCGGTGTATTTGATGGCAAATAAGATGTTCCCATAGAACTGTTAACCAAATGCAGGTTTGAATCATATAAATTATTCCCAATCTGATTGTTTCCTGTTTGTCCCCAACCTACTCTTAATTTAATATTATCAACGTATTTTTTAGTTCCTTCCATGAAAGCCTCGTTAGAAAGTTTCCACGAACCACTTGCAGAACTAAAAACGCCCCATTTATTTCCGTAGAAAAATTTTGAAGATCCATCAGTTCTTACTGCAGCAGAAACACTATACTTATCACCGTAATCATAAACAACCCTTCCTAAATAAGAAGCAAGAGTTTGAGTTCCGGAATAAACGCCGCTAGTTACCGCTTTTGGCAAATCAGATGCCGCAAGAGATTTATCGTTATTGTCTTTATATCCTTCTGCTGTTATTGTATATCCTTCCCAATGTGCTCTGTTTGCTTCTTGTACAGCAAGGATTGTGAAATTATGTTTACCAATCGTGTTTCTATAAGTAAGCATGTTTTTTAAGTTCCATGAATTTCCTGAAGATGGATTGTAATATAAATTAGCATAACTTTTTACTGCATTTCCTAAAGAATACATAGGATCAAAACGTTGTCCTAAATTGTCATATATATATCCACCGGCTTCGAAACGATATTCTAAACCTTTAAATAAATCTATTTGAGTATAGAAATTTCCGGAATAGTTTTTTCTAACCAAAGTATTAGAACCCAACAAAGAAGTCGCAACCGGATTCACAAATGAAGTATTTCCTCCAGAAGGCGGTCCCGAAAAAGCACCAGATAATTCTCTTACTGCAACATCAGGAGTTGCTAATAAAGATGTCGCAACAACCCCGTTAAACTGACCATTTAATGTCAACTTTTCATCTGTAAGAGCACCGCTGATATTAACACCAACTTTTATGAATTTGTTGACTCTAGCATCGATATTAGCTCTAACATTATATCTTTTAAATCCAGATTCAATTACAATACCATCCTGATCTAAAACTCCACCAGAAAGGTAATAATTGATCCCTTCTTTGCCACCTGAAAACGATAACTGATTTGATTTCATAATTCCTGTTTCATAAATCGCATCTTGCCAGTCAGTTCCTTTTCCTAAAAGTTCAGGATGTGCAAATTCAGGACGTTTTGATGTAGGATCATAAACATCTGCCAAAGCATTTTGATGAATTGCATATTGCTGCAAATTCATAGAATGTAATTTTTTAGGCAAATTGCTTATCGAATAAGAATTTTCGAAAGTTAATTTTCCAGTTCCTTTTTTACCCGATTTTGTAGTAACAATTACAACTCCATTTGCTCCACGAGAACCGTAAATAGCAGTTGCCGAAGCATCTTTCAAAATATCTATAGACTCAATATCACTAGGATTAATAAGTGCCAAAGGGCTTTGTGTAATATTACCGTTATTAGAAAAGTTACTATTTCCCTGTGCATTTCTTCCTGATGTAGACGAGTTACGAGCATCTCCTGAAATTGGCACACCATCAATTACATACAAAGGTTCGTTTGTCCCTGTCAAAGACGAAACACCTCTAATTCTAACAGAAACGTTACTTCCCGGCTCACCAGAATTGCTATTTACCACAACTCCGGCAGCTTTACCCTGCATCATTTGGTCAAATGAAGCAACCTTTAAATTCTCAATATCTTTTGCGCCAATACTGGAAATAGCACTATTTACATCTTTTCTTTTTTGAGTTCCGTATCCAATTACAACAACATCTTTTAAGTCCTCAACATTAGATTTTAAAACTACATTAATAGTCTTTTTTCCATCAACAGCTATTTTTTGAGAATTAAAACCTATAAATGTGAAAACCAAAGTCGCATTTGCAGGAACATCAATTGTATATTTTCCATCAAAATCAGTAGAAGCAGTTGTTTTTTGTCCAACAACCGTAATATTTGCGCCAGGAATAGATAATCCTTTTTCATCAGACACAATTCCTGATACTTTAACCTGCGCCGAAATAGAATTGCAGGCGAGTAACAAAAATAAAATCAAAGGAACAGCGCTGTGGTTAGCATTCCAATGAATAAAGTTAGTTAGTAGTTTTTTCATAATAAATGTTTGGTTAGTTTAAATTTGTTTTATTCATAATTCAAGTCATAAAAAGGGATGTATTTATTCTCTTAAATTATTTAACAAATCTATAACACCAGAAAACATTAAATCGATAGTATTATATCATTTAATGATAATATTTTTACTATAGCGCTTTAAAAAAACACATATAAAAATAAAAGCAGTAAAAAATTACACTATTCGCAATCACCACGCCTTAAACCACTAAGAATTATAAATAAAAATTAACGAATCATCAAAAAAGCAATCGATTTCGTTAAAAATAATATTTGTTTGTGCAAAAAAAGTATCACTACAAAATACGTTTTAATCCAGAAAAATCTTCTCTATATTGACTCGGAGTACAGTTTTTTATAGCCTTAAAGCTACGATTGAAGTTCGCAATATTATTAAAGCCAGATTTAAAAGCCACTTCAGAAACACTCATATCTTTCTCAACAAGCCATCTCGCAGCATATCCAATTCGGATATCATTAATATAATTCACAAAAGTTTTTCCCGTACGTTTTTTAATAAATCGGTTAAAAGAAATAATAGACATACTCGCAACATTTGCAACATCTTCTAAAGTGATTTTTTCAGCAAAATGTTTCTGCACATATTCATAAACCAACTTCATTTTGTCATAATCATCAAACGTATCATAATCTACCGTATAAGTCGAAAGCAAACGTTGATTTCTGGAATTTGCCAAATCATATAATAAAGAAGTGATTTCCAAAAAATAATCCATTCCGTCTAGTTTAGAGAGCCTTACAAGTCTTGGCGTTAATTCTTCGGCTACTTTTTTTGAAAATAAAATACCATGAATCGATCGATTAAACATATCCCGAATCGGATTCATAATTCGTCTTGACAATAAAGATTCATGAAATAAATCGTTATGAAACTGAATTGTTATTTCATGTATTTTTTTGCTCGTGCATTTATTTAATTCCCAACCGTGATACAAATTTGGTCCAATTAAAACCAGTTCAACATTGTCGATTTCTTCTATATTATCACCAACAACACGCTTTACTCCTTTTCCATTTAAAATAAAATTGATCTCGAATTCCGGATGATAATGCACCGGAAAATCAAAGCTGTCTTTTACCCTGTCGAACACTAAAAAACTATCTCCAGCTGCTAGCGGAGCGATTTCTCTATAAAAATTTTTAGAACTACTCATCTTTAAAAACGGTTTTAGAAAGTGATATTAGATTTTTTTGTTTGCAATAATATGATATATAATTGATAAAATAATATTAATTATACGATAAACATCCGATTATCTTTGAAAAATAGAATTATCAATTTTACAAAAACAACATTGATAATAAACATTAATCATTTTTAATATAATATGTTTTTATAGTTTTGATAATATTAATCTAAAAATGGTATTGAATTTTCGATTGAAAAATCAGACATTTCAAAACCGTTTCAACAATTCACAAAACAATAGTTATCAAACTGAAAACAAGCACATTCATAATGAGAAAAAACATAATAGCACTAATCACAGCAGTATTTATAGGAACTTCTTGTTCTGCAAAGCCTGTTAGCAGTAATACTAATTTGTCACTTTCAGATAAAAAAGCAACACCTGAAACTGTTTCATTGTATAAAAAGCTAGTCCAATTGAGCCAAAAAGGATATCTATTTGGACATCAGGATGATCTTGCATACGGTGTAAACTGGAGATATGAAGATGGTCGCAGCGATGTAAAAGATGTCGTAGGAGATTATCCCGCAGTTTATGGTTGGGATTTGGCAGGCTTAGAAAAAGATAGTCCAAATAATATCGACGGAATTCCATTTACAAAAATGAAGCAATATATCGAAGAAAGCCACGAACGAGGCGGTATCACAACGATAAGCTGGCATTTTGATAATCCTGCAACCGGAAAAAGCGCTTGGGATACTGTTCCAAATTCACTTAAAACCGTTTTGCCTGGAGGAGAAAATCATCAAAAATTTACTATTTGGTTAGACAAAGCAGCCAATTATCTTTTGTCTTTAAAAGATAAAAAAGGAAAAAACATTCCCGTTCTTTTTAGACCTTATCACGAACTTACCGGAGGTTGGTTTTGGTGGGGAAAAGGAAATTGTACTCCAGAAGAATTCACAACCTTATGGAAATTCACCTTTGATTATTTACAAAAAAAAGGAGTTCACAACTTAATTTATATTTATAACACAAGTAGTTTCAAGACACAAGAAGATTTTTTATCGAATTATCCTGGCGATGATTACGCCGATGTTTTAAGCTTTGACTCTTATCAGAATAATGATGATAAAGAAGGTACAAAATTTATAGAAGAAGTTCAAAGCCAACTTAAAATCATAAATGAACTCGGCACAAAACAACATAAATTAATAGCGATAGCCGAAGCAGGTTACGAAGCAATTCCAGATCCAAAATGGTGGACAGGAACTCTTGACAAAGCTATTGGAGACTATAAAATCTCCTACGTTTTATTATGGAGAAACCACGGCTGGCAGGAAAAAGAAAAAAAGATGCATTATTATGCTCCATATTCCGGCCAGGTAAGCGAGAAAGATTTTGTTGATTTCTATAAACTGGATAAAACGCTATTTGAAAAAGACATCAAAAAAAAATTAAAAATTGAGAATTAAAAATTAAAAATTCGCGTCATCTACGTGCTAAAGAATATAAAAATAAAATCTGTTTTTATCCGCGTTTTTACAAAGTAAATCCGTTTTATCCGCGTCAAAAAACACACACAGAAACATTAAAATAATTAACCAAACAAAACCACAAAAGCCTAATGCACGACAAAATTAGTTTAAAAGAAAAAATAGGTTATGGCCTTGGAGACGCCGCATCATCTATGTTCTGGAAAATTTTCAGCATGTACCTCCTATTTTTCTATACCGATGTTTTCGGTTTGGCGCCAGCAGTCGTTGGAACCATGTTTTTGATCACCAGAATCTGGGATTCTTGTTTTGACCCAATTGTTGGAATCATCGCTGACCGAACAAAAAGCAAATGGGGAAAATTCAGACCCTATTTATTATGGGTTGCCGTTCCTTTTGCCGTTATTGGAGTTTTGACTTTTTACACACCGGATTTTGACGAAAAAGGAAAAATAATATACGCCTACGTAACCTATTCGGCGATGATGATGATTTATTCCTTAATCAATGTTCCGTATGCATCACTTTTAGGCGTTATGTCTTCTGACCGAAAAGAAAGAACCACATTATCCTCCTATAGAATGGTTTTTGCTTTTGGCGGAAGCCTTCTCGCACTTTGGTTAATTGAACCATTAGTAAATTACTTCGGCGGAAGCCTGAATTCCAAAACGGGTTGGTTAGCAACAATCACTGTTTTTGGAATCATTACAACAGCTTTTTTCTGGGGTTGTTTTTTCTTCACTAAAGAAAGAGTAAAACCAATCTCGGATGAGAAAAACAATCTAAAAGAAGATTTAAAAGACTTATTAAAAAATAAACCATGGTGGATTTTATTAGGAGCCGGAATTGGCGCTTTAGTATTCAATTCAATCCGAGATGGGGCAGCCGTTTATTACTTTAAATATTATGTAAGCAGCAGCGTAAATTTTGATTTTTCAATTTTTGGAACAAGTTTCCATATGACACCAACATCTATTTATTTGGTTCTGGGACAAGCCGCAAATATTATTGGAGTTATTGCCGCTACACCAATTGCCAACAGAATTGGAAAAAAGAAAACCTTTTTTGGTGCCATGGCTTTAGCAGCAATATTGAGTTTGATTTTCTATTTCTTCGGAAAAGAAGATGTTTTCTTAATTATGAGTTTTCAGGTTTTAATCAGTATTTGTGCCGGTTGCATTTTCCCGTTAATCTGGTCAATGTATGCAGATAGCGCCGATTATTCAGAGTGGAAACAAGGTCGAAGAGCAACAGGATTAGTATTCTCTGCTTCATCAATGTCACAAAAATTTGGCTGGACAATTGGTGGCGCCGGAACCGGATGGCTTTTAGGTTATTATGGTTTTCAGGCAAATGTTGAACAAACCGCCGTAACTCAAAACGGAATTCAATTAATGTTGAGTATTCTTCCTGCAATTGCAGCAATTATATCAGTCGTTTTTATCTTATTCTATCCATTATCTGAAGAAAAACTTCAAATAATCGAACAAGATTTGGACGAAAAACGAGACCAGAACAATTAAAATTATTACCCATACCGAAATCAAATAATATGACAACAATAACCTCTTCAGCTATATTTCAAGATAGAAAAATAGCATTAGAAAAAGAACATAAAACATTGGTTGAGCAAAAGAATGCTCCACAAGATCAAGCCGGAAACGGTATTTACGAACGCTACAAAAATCCGGTTGTTACGGCGGCTCACGTGCCTTTGAACTGGCGTTTTGATTTGAACGAAAGAACCAATCCGTTTTTGCAGGAAAGAATCGGGATGAATGCAGCATTTAATGCTGGCGCAATGAAATGGAACGGAAAATATCTGCTTGCCGTTCGTGTAGAAGGAATCGACAGAAAATCTTTTTTCGCTATAGCGGAAAGTCCAAATGGCGTAGATAATTTTAAGTTTTGGGAGAAACCTTGCGTGATTCCACAAACGTCAGAACCGGACACAAACGTTTATGATATGCGTTTAATCAATCACGAAGACGGTTGGGTTTACGGAATTTTTTGTACCGAAAGAAAAGATCCAAAAGCTCCAAAAGGCGATACAAGTTCGGCTGTAGCCAATGCCGGAATCGTTCGCTCAAAAGATTTGATAAACTGGGAAAGATTACCGGATTTGATTTCGAATACAGGACAACAACGTAATGTAGTTTTGCATCCGGAATTCGTAGACGGAAAATATGCCTTATACACCCGTCCACAAGATGGATTTATTGATGTTGGAGCCGGTGGCGGAATTGGTTTAGGTTATGTCGATGATATGACAAATCCGGTTGTAAAAGACGAGAAAATTATCTTCGGAAAACAATATCATACGATTTACGAATTGAAAAATGGTCTTGGTCCAGCTCCAATTAAAACCGAAAAAGGCTGGTTGCATCTTGCACACGGCGTTCGAAATACTGCTGCAGGATTGCGTTACACACTTTATATGTTCATGACAGATTTGAATGATATTTCGAAAGTTACGCACGTTCCTGCTGGACATTTTATGGGACCGGAAGGAATTGAAAGAGTTGGCGATGTCTCGAATGTTCTATTTTCAAACGGATGGATCGAAGATACTGACGGAACCGTTTATGTATATTATGCTTCATCTGACACAAGAATGCACGTTGCAGTTTCGTCTGTAGAAAAACTGGTTGATTATGTTACTAATGCGCCTTCGGATACTTTTATATCTGCAGGATCTGTAAAAACAATCATTAGCCAAATCGAAAAAAACAACACAATATAATATCGTGTCAGCAAAATTAAAACAGCTTAAAGCAGAATTATCATCCGAACTTGATTCAATTTTGAATTATTGGTCAAAACATACTTTAGATAACGAAAATGGAGGTTTTATTGGTCAAATTGATTTCAACGATCATATTATTACCAATACGGAGAAAGGTTCTGTTTTGAATGCCCGAATTTTATGGACTTTTTCGTCAAGTTATAAAATCACAAAAAGCGAAAGTCACAAAACGATAGCTAAACGTGCTTTTGATTTTCTTTCGGATAATTTTTATGATCCTGAATTTGGTGGTTTATTTTGGAGTATCAACGCTGATAAAACACCAAAAGACACCAAAAATCAAATCTATGCTTTAGCTTTTGCGATTTATGGATTATCTGAATATTACGCATTTTCTAAAGATGAAAAAGCTTTAGAAATAGCCATAAATCTCTATTTAAAAATCCAAGAGCACAGTTACGATCCAGTAAACAAAGGTTATTTTGAAGCTCTAACCCGCGATTGGCAACCTATCGAAGATTTACGTTTGAGCGACAAAGATGCCAATGAAAAAAAGACAATGAACACACATTTGCATATTGCAGAAGCGTATGCAAATTTGTTTAAAGTCTGGAAAGATAAAAAACTCCAAAGTGATATCGTTGAGTTATTAGAAACCATAGAAAAACATTTCATCAATACTGAAACAGGACATTTGCGATTGTTTTTTGATGAAAACTGGATCGAAAAACCAGACGTAATCTCTTATGGTCATGATATCGAAGCAGCTTGGCTTTTATTGCAATGTGCCGAAATTTCTGAAGATGAAAATTTAATTGCCAATTATAAAAAACACGCCATTCAAATGGCAGATGTTACGCAGGAAGGTTTGGATTCTGATGGCGGATTATGGTACGAATTTGATTCTGAAAAGAACGAGTTGATTGCCGAAAAACATTGGTGGGTTCAAGCCGAAGCTTTAATTGGTTTTTATAATGTGTATCAATTAACCAGCGATCAAAAGTATCTTGACATTGTTTACAAAAACTGGGATTTTATACAAAACCACATTTTAGACAAGCAAAACGGAGAATGGTTTTGGGGAATTTACCGAGATAATTCTTTGATCGAAAAAGACAAAGCAGGTTTCTGGAAATGCCCGTATCATAATGGTCGCGCGTGTCTGGAATTAATTAACCGAATTAAAACATAACAAAAATGAAAACTACATTTCTAAAAATAGCATTTATAAGTCTGTTGGTTTTGACCATAACAAGTTGTTCAAGTGATAACGGATCACAAGATGAAGTTGTCATTAATCCACCTGCAGAAACGGATCCGTTGACGACACAAAATGTTACGACATATATGGTCGATGCAAGTGCTACCAAAGAAACTGTAGCTTTATTTTATAATTTAAAAAAACTGGCAAAAACTAAAATCGCAATCGGACAACAAGATGCTTTTAGTAGTTTTTATCAGGATAATGGCGGAGACTCGGATATTAAAAAAAATACAGGTTCTGATCCTGCACTTTTAGGTTCTGATTTTATATTTATCACCGACAAAAACAATAATAATCAAGCAGATAATTGGTTTTACCAACAGGAATTAAATACAATTAGTAATGTAAAAAGTGCTTACGCGAAAGGTGTAATCAATACTTTTTCTTGGCATTTGAGAGAACCTAACAACGAAGATTCTTTTTATGCCGCTGATATGACTGAGAGTCAAAAAGCAACAGCTTTTAAAAGTATTTTGCCCGGAGGAACAAATCACGAATGGTACAAGAAAAAACTGGACAAAGTAGCGAGTGTATTTTTGAGTTTAAAAGGCGCAAATGGCGAATTGATTCCGATAATTTTCAGACCTTTTCATGAGTTTGACGGAAGTTGGTTTTGGTGGGGCGCTAATTTTTGTTCTGCCGATGATTATAAAAAAGTATATCAGTTTACAGTTGATTATTTAAAAAATACCAAAGGCGTTCACAACGTTTTATATGCTTTTTCACCTGACAACTCTTATAC
This genomic window from Flavobacterium sp. 9 contains:
- a CDS encoding glycosyl hydrolase: MKTTFLKIAFISLLVLTITSCSSDNGSQDEVVINPPAETDPLTTQNVTTYMVDASATKETVALFYNLKKLAKTKIAIGQQDAFSSFYQDNGGDSDIKKNTGSDPALLGSDFIFITDKNNNNQADNWFYQQELNTISNVKSAYAKGVINTFSWHLREPNNEDSFYAADMTESQKATAFKSILPGGTNHEWYKKKLDKVASVFLSLKGANGELIPIIFRPFHEFDGSWFWWGANFCSADDYKKVYQFTVDYLKNTKGVHNVLYAFSPDNSYTTAENYLSRYPGDKYVDVLGMDNYGDFDNQGQTGATKANTKLIMIGSLAASKVKIAALTETGYQVTATKSPITDWFSNYLYSTISNVQGYDSTISISYVMFWNNTKDGYYVPNSSVSNAADFKTFATKPKSALLNTLPKMYELPK